A single genomic interval of Campylobacter concisus harbors:
- a CDS encoding DNA polymerase III subunit delta' yields the protein MLNKIVVTSDFENLKAKLESEFGINNLRFFISDDFLLENAKEVIAEAYIAEKDEKILVIHANSFRTEAQNALLKIIEEPPRNIKFIIATQSKNLLLPTIRSRMLIENNLTKKPKITLDLNLKSLSLKELTSFIDQKIADEQAQKFGKNELKELVSVIVTKAVDSGYKFSGDEMDYFFSIIKLADLNAKSHAVLTPLLLTIFQKGRR from the coding sequence ATGCTTAATAAAATCGTCGTTACAAGCGATTTTGAAAATTTAAAAGCTAAGCTTGAAAGCGAGTTTGGCATAAATAATTTAAGATTTTTTATAAGCGATGATTTTTTGCTAGAAAATGCAAAGGAGGTCATCGCAGAAGCATACATTGCTGAAAAAGATGAAAAAATTTTAGTAATACATGCTAATTCTTTTAGGACAGAAGCTCAAAATGCACTTTTAAAGATCATAGAAGAGCCTCCAAGAAATATCAAATTTATAATAGCAACGCAGAGTAAAAATTTACTTCTACCAACGATTAGATCAAGAATGCTCATAGAAAATAATCTCACCAAAAAGCCAAAAATAACCCTTGATCTAAATTTAAAATCGCTTAGCCTAAAAGAGCTAACAAGCTTTATCGATCAAAAGATCGCAGACGAACAAGCTCAGAAATTTGGCAAAAACGAGTTAAAAGAGCTTGTTAGTGTTATCGTGACAAAGGCGGTTGATAGCGGGTATAAATTTAGTGGCGATGAGATGGATTATTTTTTCTCAATTATTAAGCTAGCTGATCTAAACGCCAAGTCTCACGCCGTGCTAACGCCACTGCTGCTTACTATATTTCAAAAAGGACGACGTTGA
- a CDS encoding HobA family DNA replication regulator, which translates to MQDFIQWTLKAIRDEGPLMSWMEERRVEWTPLLASRLKFLLEGRAFITISDEERRWFEIYLLKKMNHSKSIRPFLPFFSLRSLYPSLDEIETNEQKQLLKDMLSLAFPNGYLFFYIGKSLDKYANLAKSDEDSYMWLFDEQAQNSFTLSSSDENLDIKLISLCKIFDKSIDAALFAKVIL; encoded by the coding sequence ATGCAAGATTTTATTCAGTGGACACTAAAGGCTATTAGGGACGAAGGTCCTTTGATGAGCTGGATGGAGGAAAGGCGTGTCGAATGGACGCCTTTGCTCGCATCTAGGCTTAAATTTTTACTTGAAGGAAGGGCTTTTATAACTATAAGCGATGAAGAGCGAAGATGGTTTGAAATTTATCTTTTAAAAAAGATGAACCATTCAAAAAGTATCAGACCGTTTTTGCCATTTTTTAGCCTAAGATCGCTTTATCCATCACTTGATGAGATAGAGACAAATGAGCAAAAGCAGCTTCTAAAAGATATGCTAAGTCTTGCTTTCCCAAACGGATACTTGTTTTTTTATATTGGAAAGAGCCTTGATAAATATGCGAATTTAGCTAAAAGCGATGAGGATAGTTATATGTGGCTATTTGACGAGCAGGCACAAAATAGCTTTACTCTTAGCTCAAGCGATGAAAATTTAGACATTAAACTAATAAGTCTTTGCAAAATTTTTGATAAAAGCATCGATGCGGCGCTCTTTGCAAAGGTGATACTCTAA
- a CDS encoding aspartate kinase has product MLIVQKFGGTSVGTLERIEAVANRVIETKNSGADVVVVVSAMSGVTNQLVEYSEYFSKHPDGVATDMLLSSGEQVTTALLTIALNAKGYACVGMTGAMAGIITDDIHTKARIERIETDRLKAELKAGKIVVVAGFQGIDEKGNITTLGRGGSDLSAVALAGALDADLCEIFTDVDGVYTTDPRIEKKAKKLEKISYDEMLELASAGAKVLQNRSVELAKKLNVKLITRSSFNHNEGTLIAKEDDNMEAVLVSGIALDKNQARVTLRGVVDKPGIAAEIFTALAHENINVDMIIQNVGHDGTTNLGFTVPQNELELAKETMQKLSAAKHIEFDDAIVKVSVIGVGMKSHSGVACLAFETLAKEGINIQMISTSEIKISMIVDQKYGELAVRVLHDAYKLDK; this is encoded by the coding sequence ATGTTGATCGTTCAAAAATTTGGCGGAACTAGCGTAGGAACACTTGAACGCATCGAAGCTGTGGCAAATAGAGTCATTGAGACAAAAAATAGCGGTGCAGACGTAGTTGTGGTAGTTTCTGCGATGAGCGGAGTTACAAATCAATTGGTTGAATATAGTGAGTATTTTTCAAAACATCCAGATGGCGTCGCCACTGATATGCTTTTAAGCTCTGGAGAGCAAGTAACGACCGCGCTTTTAACGATCGCACTTAATGCAAAAGGCTATGCGTGTGTAGGTATGACAGGTGCGATGGCAGGCATTATTACTGATGATATTCATACAAAAGCAAGGATCGAAAGGATAGAGACTGATAGGCTAAAAGCCGAGCTAAAAGCTGGCAAAATCGTAGTTGTGGCTGGCTTTCAAGGTATAGATGAAAAAGGTAATATCACAACCCTTGGTAGAGGCGGTAGTGACCTTAGTGCAGTTGCATTAGCAGGGGCGCTTGATGCTGATCTATGCGAAATTTTTACCGATGTTGATGGCGTTTATACGACTGATCCAAGGATAGAAAAAAAGGCAAAAAAACTTGAGAAAATAAGCTATGATGAGATGCTTGAGCTCGCTTCTGCTGGCGCAAAGGTACTACAAAATCGCTCAGTCGAGCTAGCAAAAAAACTAAATGTAAAACTCATTACAAGAAGTAGTTTTAATCACAACGAAGGTACATTAATAGCAAAGGAAGATGACAATATGGAAGCAGTTTTAGTAAGCGGAATAGCACTAGATAAAAATCAAGCAAGAGTAACACTAAGGGGCGTAGTTGATAAGCCTGGCATTGCAGCAGAAATTTTTACAGCTTTAGCTCATGAAAATATAAACGTAGATATGATAATCCAAAACGTAGGACATGACGGAACTACAAATTTAGGCTTTACAGTGCCACAAAATGAGCTTGAGCTAGCAAAAGAGACTATGCAAAAGCTCTCAGCTGCAAAACATATAGAATTTGATGACGCTATCGTGAAAGTTTCAGTGATTGGAGTTGGCATGAAGAGCCATAGCGGTGTAGCATGTTTAGCATTTGAAACGCTTGCAAAAGAGGGTATAAATATCCAAATGATCTCAACAAGCGAGATAAAAATTTCAATGATCGTTGATCAAAAATATGGCGAGCTAGCAGTTCGCGTACTTCATGATGCCTATAAGCTAGATAAATAA
- a CDS encoding RNA pyrophosphohydrolase: MQKKYRPNVAAVILSSLYPFKCEILVAKRVDMDDIWQFPQGGIDEGESPKQALKRELKEEIGTDKIDILDEYPQWLSYDFPANAAKKFYPFDGQTQKYFLVRLKNGASINLKTEHPEFSEYKFVDFGRSLEGINHFKKPIYEKVLSYFKEKGYF, from the coding sequence ATGCAAAAAAAATACAGACCAAATGTGGCAGCTGTTATTTTGTCTAGCTTGTATCCATTTAAATGTGAAATTTTAGTCGCAAAAAGGGTGGATATGGATGATATTTGGCAGTTTCCTCAAGGCGGAATAGACGAAGGTGAGAGTCCAAAGCAGGCTTTAAAAAGGGAGCTTAAAGAAGAGATCGGAACTGATAAAATCGATATCTTAGATGAGTATCCGCAGTGGCTAAGCTACGACTTTCCAGCAAACGCGGCAAAGAAATTTTATCCATTTGATGGACAGACGCAAAAATATTTTTTGGTTAGACTTAAAAATGGTGCCAGCATAAATTTAAAGACAGAGCATCCAGAGTTTAGCGAGTATAAATTTGTAGATTTTGGTAGAAGTTTAGAAGGCATAAATCACTTTAAAAAGCCTATTTATGAAAAGGTTTTGAGTTATTTTAAAGAGAAAGGATATTTTTGA
- a CDS encoding PepSY-associated TM helix domain-containing protein — MFKIWRKFHLILALIFALPLLIISISGAIISYHDEIIEAFSKDEIDIATNKSALKIDEILKVFSKTWPNFNLSYIKIKGEANRAYVVSGTSESGEFKSFFVDPYTGEVVSENSVEKFIGLALNLHKNLGLALFKNENLSKFASELVAISTLALLVILITGAFIQFWRFRSKFISAFKLNLKAKKFTFLYSLHGFLGLYLGAILLIICVSGLYFSYESFAKVINQICGEEKVFKKPNFTSKNGFSLSDEQKVENLQKAYEIFTLKFGNEFDALNFILNKDGVKFMIFYLPKGASESDGVRLIVDTASGEILKNTMPKSFEIYKFMLDLHAGYTFGEAGKFIFFMASFGVGVLLFSGCVIYYKRRKK; from the coding sequence ATGTTTAAAATTTGGCGGAAATTTCACTTAATTTTAGCTCTTATATTTGCTTTGCCACTTTTGATAATCTCAATTAGTGGAGCAATTATTTCGTATCACGATGAGATAATTGAGGCTTTTAGCAAAGATGAGATAGACATAGCAACTAATAAAAGTGCTTTAAAAATAGATGAAATTTTAAAGGTCTTTAGTAAGACTTGGCCAAATTTTAACCTTAGTTATATAAAGATAAAAGGCGAGGCAAATAGAGCTTATGTGGTAAGTGGCACAAGCGAGAGTGGCGAGTTTAAGTCATTCTTTGTAGATCCTTATACGGGCGAGGTAGTCTCTGAAAACAGTGTGGAAAAATTTATAGGGCTAGCTTTAAATTTACATAAAAATCTAGGACTAGCTCTATTTAAAAATGAAAATTTATCTAAATTTGCAAGTGAGCTAGTGGCAATTTCGACGCTTGCACTACTTGTGATTTTAATAACTGGAGCGTTTATACAATTTTGGAGATTTAGAAGCAAATTTATTAGCGCCTTTAAGCTAAATCTAAAGGCAAAGAAATTTACATTTTTATATTCCTTGCATGGATTTTTAGGGCTTTATTTGGGAGCCATTTTGCTTATTATCTGTGTTAGCGGTCTATACTTTTCTTATGAGAGCTTTGCTAAGGTTATAAATCAAATTTGTGGCGAAGAGAAGGTATTTAAAAAGCCAAATTTTACTAGCAAAAATGGCTTTAGTCTAAGTGATGAGCAAAAGGTAGAAAATCTTCAAAAAGCTTATGAAATTTTTACTTTAAAATTTGGAAATGAGTTTGACGCTTTAAATTTTATTCTCAATAAAGATGGCGTAAAATTTATGATCTTTTACTTGCCAAAAGGTGCTAGTGAGAGTGATGGCGTTAGGCTTATAGTCGATACGGCAAGTGGAGAAATTTTAAAAAATACCATGCCAAAATCTTTTGAAATTTATAAATTTATGCTTGATTTGCACGCTGGATATACATTCGGAGAGGCTGGAAAATTTATCTTTTTTATGGCTTCTTTTGGAGTGGGCGTGCTACTTTTTAGTGGCTGTGTGATTTACTACAAACGGCGTAAAAAGTAG
- a CDS encoding TonB-dependent receptor domain-containing protein: MKSALKFSICAAIFINLPLFANEDKVLPEVKVVSATGFEQNIKDAPATLSIITKEALEKKNHKDIESMTKDIPSLFGTSPAAANRRGISIRGFSPRFTKILVNGMPVPGDNAYKGLRSVGGSYSFVPPASAISRIEVIRGPMSSLYGSDALGGVINIITDEFSNEFGANLGSSYKFARNKNISGELYNSLYLHSGLIDDVLSISVYGKNLNKSEDKISYANREQKDRNFGAKLFFKPNENNDLILELARSDVKYKRTKGKTLSTGTNSVASERIEGDMINLSHEARIDNILLQSYLSYGKIKETAQQNLTLKTLNFDTKGSYFTDNNAFTLGLNAKKEKLDEKATTADAANVKRYDVSLYGEDDYHLTKDFILSTGIRYNYDEHYGSHVSPRIYGIYSLNDFFALKGGVSTGYATPDIKQRTQDLALPFAGGRGAQLGRSSLKPETSVSYEFGGVYNNNEGFETSLTGFYTSFKDMLSYNPICSRGSVCMHKGKIYPNGIWESINIGKAEIYGVELTNEWQVTNALRLNQSYVYTKSKQKDGPEAGKTLNNYPLHTFKFGANYELNRWLNFWSQINYYGRTKNSFNYANDMRAYVIADLGINYNVTKNFSLNLSVYNLFNEFFTTRSNRYDILIADGQKIELGFNLKF, translated from the coding sequence GTGAAAAGTGCATTAAAATTTTCTATTTGTGCGGCAATTTTTATAAATTTACCGCTTTTTGCAAATGAAGATAAAGTTCTACCAGAAGTTAAAGTAGTGAGTGCGACAGGATTTGAGCAAAATATCAAAGACGCACCAGCAACGCTTAGTATTATAACCAAAGAGGCATTAGAAAAGAAAAATCACAAAGATATCGAGAGCATGACCAAAGATATCCCAAGTCTTTTTGGGACAAGTCCCGCAGCGGCAAATAGACGAGGAATTTCTATACGTGGATTCTCTCCAAGATTTACTAAAATTTTAGTAAATGGCATGCCAGTACCAGGCGATAACGCCTATAAAGGACTTAGAAGTGTTGGAGGCTCATATAGTTTCGTCCCACCAGCAAGTGCGATAAGCCGTATTGAAGTGATACGTGGACCTATGAGCTCGCTTTATGGAAGCGATGCACTAGGCGGAGTTATAAATATCATTACAGATGAGTTTAGTAATGAATTTGGTGCAAATCTTGGCTCAAGCTATAAATTTGCAAGAAATAAAAATATAAGTGGCGAGCTTTACAATAGCCTTTATTTGCACTCTGGGCTAATAGATGATGTTTTAAGTATTTCTGTTTATGGTAAAAATTTAAATAAATCAGAAGATAAAATTTCTTATGCAAATAGAGAGCAAAAGGATAGAAATTTTGGTGCAAAACTATTTTTTAAGCCAAATGAAAATAATGATCTTATACTTGAGCTTGCAAGAAGCGATGTGAAATATAAAAGAACTAAAGGCAAAACACTATCAACTGGTACTAACTCGGTTGCTAGCGAGAGAATAGAGGGAGATATGATAAATTTAAGTCACGAAGCAAGGATTGATAATATCTTGCTTCAAAGCTATTTATCTTATGGCAAGATAAAAGAGACAGCTCAACAAAATTTGACGTTAAAGACTCTAAATTTTGATACAAAAGGCTCATATTTTACTGATAATAATGCTTTTACATTAGGACTAAACGCTAAAAAAGAAAAGCTTGACGAAAAGGCTACCACAGCAGATGCGGCAAATGTAAAAAGGTATGATGTTTCACTTTACGGCGAAGATGATTATCATCTTACAAAAGATTTTATCTTAAGTACTGGTATTCGTTATAACTACGATGAACACTATGGCTCGCACGTTTCACCAAGAATTTATGGCATCTATAGCTTAAACGACTTTTTCGCCTTAAAGGGTGGAGTTAGCACAGGTTATGCGACACCTGATATCAAGCAACGCACACAAGATCTTGCGTTGCCATTTGCTGGAGGACGCGGAGCACAGCTTGGTAGAAGCAGCCTTAAGCCAGAGACAAGCGTAAGTTATGAATTTGGTGGCGTTTATAATAATAATGAAGGTTTTGAAACGTCTTTAACTGGCTTTTACACAAGTTTTAAAGATATGTTAAGCTATAACCCTATCTGCTCAAGAGGCAGCGTTTGTATGCATAAAGGTAAAATTTATCCAAATGGTATTTGGGAGAGTATAAATATCGGCAAGGCTGAAATTTACGGAGTTGAGCTAACAAATGAGTGGCAGGTGACAAATGCTCTTAGACTAAATCAAAGCTATGTTTATACAAAATCAAAACAAAAAGATGGACCAGAAGCTGGTAAAACCTTAAACAACTATCCGCTTCATACATTTAAATTTGGAGCGAACTACGAGCTAAATAGATGGCTAAATTTCTGGTCACAGATAAATTACTATGGTAGAACTAAAAACTCTTTTAACTATGCTAATGATATGAGAGCTTACGTTATCGCAGATCTTGGCATAAACTACAATGTAACTAAAAATTTCAGCCTAAACCTAAGCGTTTATAATCTCTTTAACGAGTTTTTTACGACAAGATCAAACAGATATGATATCTTAATAGCTGATGGGCAAAAGATCGAGCTTGGCTTTAATTTGAAGTTTTAA
- a CDS encoding helix-turn-helix domain-containing protein, producing the protein MINLDKKYGTSKISQKEKQVSVEFFKQSSGISYLKSEILCNGRIKRDRHKSKKYLFLMFNEDKNDLCFKLDKKEYILNKDEFCIGLVNDDFKGVFEYQNKFYKTKTLLFDESYANKLEIFAGLRFDDKFELLKYKKDLAQICVLNELETTNLYEGAMREIFTESKILELIYKSKIQKESEISLSSDEEKTLLKAKMILLSRMQNPPSIKELAHLCGTNDFWLKKNFKLFFKDTIYQLLAKERLKLAFTLLEQNDISIKEAANIVGYANTAHFAKIFKINFGFLPSKLLKTKSYF; encoded by the coding sequence ATGATAAATTTAGACAAAAAATATGGAACGAGCAAGATATCTCAAAAGGAAAAACAAGTAAGCGTGGAGTTTTTCAAGCAAAGTAGTGGCATCAGCTATCTAAAAAGTGAAATTTTATGTAATGGTAGGATAAAAAGAGATCGTCACAAGTCTAAAAAATATCTATTTTTAATGTTTAATGAGGATAAAAACGATCTTTGCTTTAAACTTGATAAAAAAGAGTATATCTTAAACAAAGATGAATTTTGCATTGGGCTTGTTAATGACGATTTTAAAGGTGTCTTTGAGTATCAAAATAAATTTTATAAGACTAAAACACTACTTTTTGACGAAAGCTATGCAAATAAGCTTGAGATATTTGCTGGACTTAGATTTGATGATAAATTTGAGCTATTAAAATACAAAAAAGATTTAGCTCAAATTTGCGTTTTAAATGAGCTTGAGACGACAAATTTATATGAAGGCGCGATGAGGGAAATCTTTACCGAGTCAAAAATTTTAGAGCTTATTTATAAAAGTAAAATACAAAAAGAGAGCGAAATTTCACTTAGCAGCGATGAAGAAAAAACTCTTTTAAAGGCTAAAATGATCTTGCTAAGTCGTATGCAAAATCCTCCAAGCATCAAAGAGCTAGCTCATCTTTGTGGCACAAATGACTTTTGGCTAAAGAAAAATTTTAAGCTATTTTTCAAAGATACGATCTATCAGCTCTTAGCAAAAGAGCGTCTAAAGCTAGCTTTTACTCTTTTAGAGCAAAATGATATCAGCATAAAAGAAGCCGCAAATATCGTAGGCTACGCAAATACTGCACATTTTGCAAAAATTTTTAAGATAAATTTTGGCTTTTTGCCAAGCAAACTCTTAAAGACCAAAAGCTACTTTTAA
- the hemW gene encoding radical SAM family heme chaperone HemW has translation MQVYIHVPFCESKCPYCAFGSSDDEFNKVSAYFKALCLDLNFQLKSQNVKEISTIFFGGGTPSAVNAKFYDEIFSILAPLCTPTTEITLEANPNSASLAWLKHVKNLGANRISFGAQSFFEDKLKFLGRIHSREQIFKAVENAGKADFNNINLDLIYDTKFDTKKRLLAEVANLKDLNITHLSAYSLTLEENTPFAGKKSYKKDSDSLAKFMIEQIGLAGFKQYEISNFGQICKHNLGYWQGKNYLGVGAFSVGFVDGTRYYVKNNIDAYITQPTHREKEILSQSELVREHIFLGLRSIVGVDATRLNKSQLNRANLLVENKKLDLKNGKFYNPNFLLSDEIALFIEG, from the coding sequence TTGCAAGTTTATATCCACGTGCCATTTTGTGAAAGCAAATGTCCTTACTGTGCTTTTGGCTCAAGCGATGACGAATTTAACAAGGTCAGCGCCTATTTTAAGGCACTTTGCCTTGATCTAAATTTTCAGCTAAAAAGCCAAAATGTAAAAGAAATTTCTACTATCTTTTTTGGTGGCGGCACACCAAGTGCGGTAAATGCTAAATTTTATGATGAAATTTTTAGCATTTTAGCGCCTCTTTGCACTCCAACAACTGAGATCACACTTGAAGCAAACCCAAACTCAGCAAGCCTTGCTTGGCTAAAGCATGTAAAAAATTTAGGTGCAAATCGCATAAGCTTTGGTGCTCAAAGTTTTTTTGAAGATAAGCTTAAATTTCTTGGTCGCATTCACAGTAGGGAGCAAATTTTTAAAGCTGTAGAAAATGCTGGAAAAGCTGACTTTAACAACATAAATTTAGACCTCATTTACGACACTAAATTTGATACCAAAAAACGTCTTTTAGCTGAAGTGGCAAATTTAAAAGATCTTAATATCACTCACCTTAGCGCATACTCGCTCACACTTGAAGAAAACACCCCATTTGCTGGCAAAAAAAGCTACAAAAAGGATAGCGACAGCCTAGCTAAATTTATGATAGAACAAATTGGGCTTGCTGGCTTTAAACAGTATGAAATTTCAAATTTTGGTCAAATTTGCAAGCACAATCTTGGCTACTGGCAAGGCAAAAACTACCTTGGCGTGGGAGCTTTTAGCGTGGGCTTTGTGGATGGCACCAGATACTACGTCAAGAATAACATAGATGCCTACATCACGCAGCCAACGCATAGAGAAAAAGAAATTTTAAGCCAAAGTGAGTTAGTAAGAGAGCATATATTTTTAGGGCTTAGAAGCATAGTCGGAGTAGATGCTACTCGCTTAAATAAGTCACAACTAAACAGAGCAAATTTGCTTGTGGAAAATAAAAAACTTGATCTTAAAAACGGTAAATTTTATAATCCAAATTTCTTATTAAGCGACGAAATTGCACTCTTTATCGAAGGGTGA
- the tatB gene encoding Sec-independent protein translocase protein TatB, giving the protein MFGMSFSEILVIAIIAVLVLGPDKLPSAMVQIAKFLKMFKKGINDAKSTFDQEMKIAELKEDAQKYKESITKSTQSVRKKLTFEELDEIKKSASDVTESIQNVVSDTKKTVENIQNPTNLVKDAILNDKKEA; this is encoded by the coding sequence ATGTTTGGAATGAGTTTTTCTGAAATCTTAGTTATCGCCATTATTGCAGTGTTAGTTTTAGGTCCTGACAAGCTGCCAAGCGCGATGGTTCAGATTGCAAAATTTCTAAAAATGTTTAAAAAAGGCATAAATGACGCAAAATCAACATTTGATCAAGAAATGAAGATAGCTGAGCTAAAAGAAGATGCCCAAAAATATAAAGAAAGCATAACTAAAAGTACGCAAAGTGTGCGCAAAAAGCTTACTTTTGAAGAGCTTGACGAGATCAAGAAAAGCGCAAGCGACGTCACTGAAAGTATACAAAACGTCGTAAGCGACACGAAAAAAACGGTAGAAAATATACAAAATCCAACAAATTTAGTTAAAGATGCGATCTTAAACGATAAAAAAGAGGCGTAA
- the tatC gene encoding twin-arginine translocase subunit TatC: protein MFEELRPHLIELRKRLFISIVSVFICFGICFTFWNPLLAWMSEPLKQVLPAGSNIIFTQIQEPFFTAMKVAFFAGVVIALPIIFWQFWLFVAPGLYDNEKKYVIPFVISASFMFACGAAFCYYVVIPLGFAFLVNFGGQLFTALPSIGEYVGFFAKLLIGFGISFELPVITFFLAKIGLVDDKMLKDYFRYAVVIIFIFAAIVTPPDVISQVLMALPLIGLYGISIIVAKRANKSDDEDEKEEQDSDVASDE, encoded by the coding sequence ATGTTTGAAGAGCTAAGACCCCATTTAATCGAACTTAGAAAGAGACTTTTTATAAGCATAGTAAGCGTTTTTATCTGTTTTGGCATCTGCTTTACGTTTTGGAATCCATTGCTTGCATGGATGAGCGAACCGCTAAAACAAGTCTTGCCAGCTGGCTCAAATATCATATTCACTCAAATTCAAGAGCCATTTTTTACAGCGATGAAGGTTGCATTTTTTGCTGGTGTCGTGATCGCGCTACCTATCATTTTTTGGCAGTTTTGGCTATTTGTCGCTCCTGGACTTTATGATAATGAAAAAAAATATGTGATCCCATTTGTCATCTCAGCTTCATTTATGTTTGCGTGTGGAGCGGCATTTTGTTATTACGTGGTGATTCCACTTGGCTTTGCATTTTTGGTAAATTTTGGTGGCCAGCTCTTTACGGCACTACCAAGCATTGGCGAGTATGTTGGCTTTTTTGCAAAACTACTAATTGGCTTTGGAATTTCATTTGAGCTACCAGTCATTACATTTTTTTTAGCAAAGATCGGACTTGTCGATGATAAAATGCTAAAAGATTACTTCAGATACGCTGTTGTTATTATCTTTATCTTTGCAGCCATCGTTACACCACCTGATGTGATAAGCCAAGTCTTAATGGCACTGCCACTTATCGGACTTTATGGAATTTCAATAATCGTCGCTAAAAGAGCTAACAAGAGCGACGATGAAGACGAAAAAGAAGAACAAGACAGCGACGTAGCAAGCGATGAGTAA
- the queA gene encoding tRNA preQ1(34) S-adenosylmethionine ribosyltransferase-isomerase QueA: MSNINDVSSYDYFLPEELIAKEPVLPKEEARLLVYFKNTKEIKHYKFKDLANLIPEDAAVIFNNTKVIKARILGQKESGGACEVMLNQPIGENKFSVYIRGKVSTGSVLNFPDNLKVNVLELNDDGTRVVNFTKNGVILDTARLFSELEKIGHVPLPPYIKRADTKDDESWYQSIFAKNIGAVAAPTASLHFSKQMLEQISAKHKVAYITLHVGAGTFKGVECQNINDHKMHSEFYELSEQAREIISSDRPILGVGTTVTRCVEEFARSKQASGFCKLFLNLNNKPIRQNYLLTNFHLPKSTLIMLVTSFIGLEETMRIYKTAVDEKYRFYSYGDGMLII; this comes from the coding sequence ATGAGTAATATAAACGACGTCTCAAGTTATGATTATTTTTTGCCGGAAGAGCTCATCGCAAAAGAGCCAGTTTTGCCAAAAGAAGAGGCAAGATTGCTTGTCTATTTTAAAAATACAAAAGAGATAAAACACTACAAATTTAAAGATCTAGCCAACCTCATCCCAGAGGACGCAGCGGTCATTTTTAATAACACAAAAGTTATCAAAGCTCGTATTTTAGGACAAAAAGAAAGCGGAGGGGCTTGCGAAGTAATGCTAAATCAGCCCATAGGCGAAAATAAATTTAGCGTCTATATAAGAGGCAAAGTAAGCACTGGTAGCGTTTTAAATTTTCCTGATAATCTAAAAGTAAATGTGCTTGAGCTAAATGACGATGGCACAAGGGTGGTAAATTTCACCAAAAATGGTGTTATTTTAGATACGGCGCGTCTTTTTAGTGAGTTAGAAAAGATCGGTCACGTTCCACTTCCTCCGTATATAAAAAGAGCCGATACAAAGGATGATGAGAGCTGGTACCAGAGCATATTTGCCAAAAACATTGGCGCGGTAGCTGCCCCTACTGCAAGCTTACACTTTAGCAAACAGATGCTAGAGCAAATAAGTGCAAAACACAAGGTTGCCTATATCACGCTTCACGTAGGTGCCGGGACCTTTAAAGGTGTTGAGTGTCAAAATATAAATGATCATAAAATGCACTCCGAGTTTTATGAGCTAAGCGAGCAAGCACGCGAGATCATCAGCTCAGATAGGCCTATCCTTGGCGTTGGTACGACAGTTACTCGCTGCGTTGAAGAATTTGCAAGAAGTAAGCAAGCAAGCGGCTTTTGCAAGTTATTTTTAAACCTAAATAATAAGCCTATCAGGCAAAACTACCTTCTTACAAATTTTCATCTACCAAAATCAACTCTAATAATGCTAGTTACCAGCTTTATAGGGCTTGAAGAGACGATGAGGATTTATAAAACGGCAGTTGATGAAAAGTATAGATTTTACTCATACGGCGACGGGATGTTGATAATATGA
- the ruvX gene encoding Holliday junction resolvase RuvX translates to MREKFMAIDVGLKRIGLAFGFGEIVTPLEPVLRKNRNQAAKDVSQKVNEYAPDTLVVGVPIGGSSEDEMRRRIEHFVSLLDVKANIVYQDEAFSSSEASEIYTNTRRDGRLDSISATIILKRYLRIN, encoded by the coding sequence ATGAGAGAGAAATTTATGGCTATTGATGTTGGGCTAAAGCGAATAGGACTTGCCTTTGGTTTTGGCGAGATCGTGACTCCGCTTGAGCCAGTGCTTAGAAAAAATAGAAATCAAGCCGCAAAAGATGTGAGCCAAAAGGTAAATGAATATGCCCCAGATACGCTAGTAGTGGGTGTGCCAATCGGCGGTAGTAGCGAAGATGAGATGAGAAGACGCATCGAGCATTTTGTCTCACTTCTTGATGTAAAGGCAAATATTGTCTATCAAGATGAGGCCTTTAGCAGTAGCGAAGCTAGTGAAATTTATACCAATACAAGGCGAGATGGTAGGCTAGATAGCATTTCAGCCACTATTATTTTAAAAAGATATCTTAGGATAAATTAA